A stretch of DNA from Candidatus Sericytochromatia bacterium:
AGGAACTCGAGGTTCAGCGCAAGGAATTCGAGCTCGAGGCCAGCGTGATCAAGGCGGCCAATGCGGAGCAGCGCCGCATCGAGATCATGGCGGAGGCCGAGCGGTTGCGCCTGGCCAAGGAAGCCTCGGGCCGGGCCGAGGCCTTACGGGCCCAAGGCATCGCGGAGGCCGAGATTGCCGCCACGCGCGGTCGCGCTGAGGCGGAAGTCGTGAAGGCCCGCGGTGAAGCGGAGGCCGAGGTCGTGCGCGCCAAGGGCCAGGCCGAGGCAGACGCCATGCAGAAGCGCGCGGATGCCTACGAACGCTACACGGAAGCGGCCATCCTGGACCGCATGCTGGCCAACCTGCCCGAGATGGCCTCGGCCTTTGCAGGCGCGCTGCATCAGGT
This window harbors:
- a CDS encoding flotillin domain-containing protein, giving the protein ELEVQRKEFELEASVIKAANAEQRRIEIMAEAERLRLAKEASGRAEALRAQGIAEAEIAATRGRAEAEVVKARGEAEAEVVRAKGQAEADAMQKRADAYERYTEAAILDRMLANLPEMASAFAGALHQVDRITIVSAGDGKGGPSALTGEVAKMVAQIPEVIESITGRSVGALLSELRTGHAAVPLAEGSSAGSTPAAKTAPTSPISVKPS